In Streptomyces sp. 840.1, one DNA window encodes the following:
- a CDS encoding LLM class flavin-dependent oxidoreductase, translated as MSLRLSTVILPVDRWHEGGRAKWQRAEELGFHTAYTYDHLSWRTFRDGPWFGALPTLTAAATVTTRLRVGTLVTSPNFRHPVTLAKELISLDDISGGRVTLGIGAGGNGFDATALGQEAWTPRERADRFGEFVPLLDRLLTEDAVTQEGSLYSAVEARNIPGCVQRPRLPFAVAATGPRGLGLAARYGQAWVTTGDPKLYEEGTPAQSDEALRGQVARIAAACGEAGRDAAELDKVLLTAFTPDRSGMLASVDAFVDFAGRHREIGFTEIVVHWPIPDSDFAADQGVFERIATEALRQLG; from the coding sequence ATGAGCCTGCGCCTGAGCACCGTGATCCTCCCTGTCGACCGCTGGCACGAGGGGGGCCGGGCGAAGTGGCAGCGCGCCGAGGAGCTCGGCTTCCACACGGCGTACACCTACGACCACCTCTCGTGGCGCACCTTCCGCGACGGCCCCTGGTTCGGTGCCCTGCCCACCCTCACCGCCGCCGCGACGGTTACCACCCGCCTCCGGGTGGGCACCCTCGTCACCTCGCCGAACTTCCGGCATCCGGTGACGCTCGCGAAGGAGCTGATCTCCCTCGACGACATCTCCGGCGGCCGGGTCACGCTGGGGATCGGAGCCGGCGGGAACGGCTTCGACGCGACGGCGCTGGGGCAGGAGGCTTGGACGCCGCGTGAGCGGGCGGACCGTTTCGGCGAGTTCGTGCCGCTGCTGGACCGGCTGCTCACCGAGGACGCGGTGACGCAGGAGGGGTCCCTGTACTCGGCGGTCGAGGCGCGGAACATCCCGGGCTGTGTGCAGCGGCCCCGGCTGCCCTTCGCCGTCGCCGCGACCGGCCCGCGCGGGCTCGGGCTCGCCGCTCGGTACGGGCAGGCGTGGGTGACCACGGGTGATCCGAAGCTCTACGAGGAGGGCACGCCGGCTCAGTCGGACGAGGCGCTGCGCGGGCAGGTCGCGAGGATCGCGGCGGCGTGCGGGGAGGCCGGGCGGGATGCGGCCGAGCTGGACAAGGTCCTGCTCACCGCGTTCACGCCGGACCGCTCCGGGATGCTTGCCTCGGTGGACGCCTTCGTGGACTTCGCGGGCCGGCACCGCGAGATCGGCTTCACCGAGATCGTGGTCCACTGGCCGATCCCCGACTCCGACTTCGCCGCTGATCAGGGCGTCTTCGAGCGCATCGCGACGGAAGCCCTCCGGCAGCTGGGCTGA
- a CDS encoding M24 family metallopeptidase, translating to MGTRVNSQLTPELRGFREVQRLASACAEAVAARLRPGVTEREAARMQREWLTSRGVRDWFHLPFAWFGDRTAFTGFKVPLQFFPTDRRLEPGMPFILDMAPVYKGFTADIGYSGCLGLNPLHDRLLADLEAHRDLILREVRERRPLREIYEDVDRLMIRQGYANRHRAYPFGVIAHKVDRVTERRWSPRVFGFGSQSLKGLLNDAVHGHRDGWSPLWSPYRFSDHPPQPGLWAVEPHIGFRGTGAKFEEILVVTDSRDPEQSAFWLDDDLPHVRRWAEERVAA from the coding sequence ATGGGTACGCGAGTGAACAGCCAACTGACCCCGGAGCTTCGTGGGTTCAGAGAGGTGCAGCGTCTCGCGTCCGCCTGCGCGGAAGCGGTCGCAGCCCGCCTGCGGCCGGGGGTGACCGAGCGGGAAGCGGCCCGGATGCAGCGCGAGTGGCTGACCTCGCGCGGGGTGCGGGACTGGTTCCACCTGCCCTTCGCCTGGTTCGGGGACCGCACGGCGTTCACCGGATTCAAGGTGCCGCTGCAGTTCTTCCCGACCGACCGGCGGCTGGAGCCGGGGATGCCGTTCATCCTCGACATGGCGCCTGTGTACAAGGGGTTCACCGCGGACATCGGCTATTCGGGCTGCCTGGGGCTGAACCCGCTGCACGACAGGCTCCTTGCCGACCTGGAGGCCCACCGCGACCTGATCCTGCGCGAGGTGCGCGAGCGGCGCCCGCTGCGCGAGATATACGAGGACGTCGACCGCCTGATGATCAGGCAGGGTTACGCCAACCGGCACCGCGCGTATCCGTTCGGCGTGATCGCCCACAAGGTCGACCGCGTCACCGAACGCCGTTGGTCGCCCCGCGTGTTCGGGTTCGGCAGCCAGTCGCTCAAGGGGCTGTTGAACGATGCGGTCCACGGGCACCGGGACGGCTGGTCGCCGCTGTGGAGTCCGTACCGCTTCTCCGACCATCCCCCTCAGCCGGGGCTGTGGGCGGTGGAACCCCATATCGGATTCCGGGGTACCGGCGCGAAGTTCGAGGAGATCCTGGTCGTCACCGACTCACGGGACCCCGAGCAGAGCGCCTTCTGGCTGGACGACGATCTGCCGCACGTGCGGCGCTGGGCCGAGGAGAGGGTGGCGGCATGA
- a CDS encoding RNA 2'-phosphotransferase, with protein sequence MDERRTVKVSKYLSKHLRHQPERIGLQLDAHGWVAIDDLLRATDRHNFPLTRAELDQVVASNDKQRFAVEGGRIRASQGHTVDVDLDLPPAEPPAYLYHGTVGRFLDTIRSEGLRPMDRTHVHLSPDRETATRVGARRGRPVVLSVDAGAMHRAGHTFCVSANGVWLTAGVPPEFLRLPG encoded by the coding sequence ATGGACGAAAGACGCACCGTCAAGGTGTCGAAGTACCTCTCGAAGCACCTGCGGCACCAGCCGGAACGGATCGGCCTCCAGCTCGACGCACACGGCTGGGTCGCCATCGACGACCTGCTCCGGGCCACGGACCGCCACAACTTCCCGCTCACCCGGGCCGAGCTCGACCAGGTGGTCGCCTCCAACGACAAGCAGCGATTCGCGGTCGAGGGCGGCCGCATCCGGGCGAGCCAGGGGCACACCGTCGACGTGGACCTGGACCTGCCACCGGCCGAGCCGCCCGCGTACCTCTATCACGGCACGGTCGGCCGGTTCCTGGACACGATCCGGAGCGAGGGGCTGCGGCCGATGGACCGCACCCACGTGCACCTCTCGCCGGACCGTGAGACGGCGACCCGCGTCGGGGCCCGGCGCGGCCGGCCCGTCGTGCTGTCCGTGGACGCCGGCGCGATGCACCGGGCCGGTCACACCTTCTGCGTCAGCGCCAACGGGGTCTGGCTCACCGCCGGGGTACCCCCGGAGTTCCTGCGCCTGCCCGGCTGA
- a CDS encoding SDR family oxidoreductase, whose product MSLLDLPGARERRVATGGIELCVVELGEATRPTIVLVHGYPDSKEVWTQVARQLAERWHVVLYDVRGHGSSTAPVPLRGGFTLEKLTDDFLAVVDAVSPDRPVHLVGHDWGSVQAWEFATVSRTEGRIASFTSMSGPSLDHFGHWIKQRMARPTPRRVGQLLGQGAKSWYVYMLHTPVLPELAWRGPLGKRWPGILERLEKVPPGDYPTASLPEDAAHGAWLYRDNVRTRLRRPRTDAYAHVPVQLITPTGDIFLSEQLYDGLDSWVPQLTRRSLPAKHWVPRTRPDQLASWINEFAAANESAGQGGVPVRDAAPKGAHADRFGGQLVLVTGAAGGIGRATAFAFAEAGARVVAVDRDAEGAARTAELARLIGAPAAWGETVDVSDEAAMEKLAEKVASEYGIVDVLVNNAGIGLSGSFLDTTVEDWKQVLDVNLWGVIHGCRLFGKQMAERGQGGHIVNTASAAAYQPSRALPAYSTSKAAVLMLSECLRAELAEKSIGVSAVCPGIVNTNITATTHFAGTDAAEEQRLRKRTSKLYGVRNYPPEKVAEAVLRAVVRNQAVVPVTPESHAARFLSRLSPGALRGIARLKPPL is encoded by the coding sequence ATGAGTCTGCTGGATCTGCCGGGGGCGCGCGAGCGCCGGGTGGCCACGGGCGGTATCGAGCTGTGCGTCGTCGAGCTGGGTGAGGCGACGCGTCCGACGATCGTGCTCGTGCACGGCTATCCGGACAGCAAGGAGGTCTGGACGCAGGTCGCCCGGCAACTGGCCGAGCGGTGGCACGTCGTGCTGTACGACGTGCGCGGCCACGGCAGCTCGACGGCGCCCGTCCCGCTGCGCGGCGGCTTCACCCTGGAGAAGCTGACCGACGATTTCCTGGCCGTCGTCGACGCGGTGAGCCCGGACCGTCCGGTGCACCTGGTCGGGCACGACTGGGGCTCGGTCCAGGCATGGGAGTTCGCGACGGTCAGCCGTACCGAGGGCCGGATCGCCTCCTTCACCTCGATGTCCGGCCCCTCCCTCGACCACTTCGGGCACTGGATCAAGCAGCGGATGGCCCGGCCCACTCCGCGCCGGGTCGGCCAGCTGCTGGGCCAGGGCGCCAAGTCCTGGTACGTGTACATGCTGCATACGCCGGTCCTGCCGGAGCTCGCCTGGCGCGGGCCGCTCGGCAAGCGGTGGCCCGGCATCCTGGAACGGCTGGAGAAGGTGCCGCCGGGCGACTACCCGACGGCGTCCCTGCCCGAGGACGCGGCGCACGGGGCCTGGCTCTACCGCGACAACGTCCGGACCCGGCTGCGCAGGCCCCGCACCGACGCCTACGCACACGTGCCGGTCCAGCTGATCACACCGACGGGCGACATCTTCCTTTCGGAGCAGCTCTACGACGGACTCGATTCCTGGGTGCCGCAGTTGACCCGTCGCTCGCTGCCGGCCAAGCACTGGGTGCCGCGCACCAGGCCGGACCAGCTGGCCTCCTGGATCAATGAGTTCGCCGCCGCCAACGAATCGGCCGGGCAGGGCGGCGTCCCGGTGCGGGACGCCGCGCCGAAGGGTGCGCACGCGGACCGCTTCGGCGGACAGCTCGTCCTGGTGACGGGCGCGGCCGGCGGCATCGGGCGGGCCACCGCCTTCGCCTTCGCCGAGGCGGGCGCCCGGGTGGTGGCCGTGGACCGGGACGCGGAGGGTGCGGCCCGGACCGCGGAGCTGGCCAGGCTGATCGGGGCGCCGGCCGCCTGGGGTGAGACGGTCGACGTCAGTGACGAGGCGGCCATGGAGAAGCTGGCCGAGAAGGTCGCCAGCGAGTACGGGATCGTCGACGTGCTGGTCAACAACGCCGGGATCGGGCTGTCCGGTTCGTTCCTGGACACGACCGTCGAGGACTGGAAGCAGGTCCTCGACGTCAACCTCTGGGGTGTCATCCACGGCTGCCGCCTCTTCGGCAAGCAGATGGCCGAGCGCGGACAGGGCGGCCATATCGTCAACACGGCCTCCGCCGCCGCCTATCAGCCCTCGCGCGCCCTCCCGGCGTACAGCACGTCGAAGGCCGCCGTGCTGATGCTCAGCGAATGCCTGCGCGCCGAGCTGGCCGAGAAGTCGATCGGGGTCAGCGCGGTCTGCCCCGGCATCGTGAACACCAACATCACCGCGACCACCCATTTCGCCGGGACCGACGCGGCGGAGGAACAGCGGCTGCGGAAGCGGACGAGCAAGCTGTACGGGGTCCGCAACTACCCTCCGGAGAAGGTCGCCGAGGCGGTCCTGCGCGCGGTCGTGCGCAACCAGGCCGTCGTCCCGGTGACGCCGGAGTCGCATGCCGCCCGGTTCCTGTCCCGGCTCAGCCCCGGGGCGCTGCGTGGCATCGCCCGGCTGAAGCCGCCGCTGTGA
- a CDS encoding MerR family transcriptional regulator encodes MSGQGRSSGRAVAEYRIEDLAHASGATVRTIRAYQDRGLLPTPERRGRANVYRDTHLARLRQIADLLDRGYTLASIKELLEAWDTGRGLGGVLGLVAEVHGPWTDERADRITRSELDARFGGTQDEQAVAEAVDLGVLERIPGREDEFLVPSPQELSVAVELHAAGVPLSAISGHLRELRGQVEQIASRFLEFTTEHVFARYLGHRPPTDADAAEAASLVRRLRPLAQQTVDAELARAMRTFAARHLEHHLTAEEPSTAGVTAHPPAPVTLARGTIAAVERLVGRENAVAFITAATERELQARTLNALASSHLNAD; translated from the coding sequence GTGAGCGGCCAAGGGCGCTCGTCCGGGCGGGCGGTGGCGGAGTACCGGATCGAGGACCTCGCGCACGCCAGCGGTGCCACGGTCCGCACGATCCGTGCCTACCAGGACCGGGGGCTGCTGCCGACGCCGGAACGGCGGGGCCGGGCCAATGTGTACCGGGACACCCATCTCGCCCGGCTCCGGCAGATCGCGGACCTGCTCGACCGCGGCTACACCCTGGCCAGCATCAAGGAGTTGCTGGAGGCCTGGGACACCGGTCGCGGCCTCGGCGGGGTGCTCGGGCTCGTCGCGGAGGTGCACGGGCCGTGGACCGACGAGCGGGCGGACCGGATCACCCGGTCCGAGCTGGACGCGAGGTTCGGCGGCACCCAGGACGAGCAGGCCGTCGCGGAAGCGGTGGACCTCGGGGTGCTGGAGCGCATCCCGGGCCGCGAGGACGAGTTCCTGGTGCCGAGCCCCCAGGAGCTTTCGGTGGCGGTGGAGTTGCACGCGGCGGGCGTTCCGTTGAGCGCGATCTCCGGTCACCTGAGGGAGCTTCGGGGACAGGTCGAGCAGATAGCGTCCCGTTTCCTGGAGTTCACCACGGAGCACGTATTCGCCCGCTATCTCGGCCATCGGCCGCCGACCGACGCCGACGCGGCAGAGGCCGCGTCGCTGGTACGCAGACTCCGTCCGCTCGCCCAGCAGACGGTGGACGCCGAACTCGCCCGTGCCATGCGGACGTTCGCCGCGCGCCATCTTGAGCACCATCTCACCGCCGAGGAACCCTCCACCGCGGGTGTCACCGCACATCCGCCGGCGCCGGTGACTCTGGCGCGCGGGACAATCGCCGCCGTGGAGCGGCTGGTTGGCCGGGAGAACGCCGTCGCCTTCATCACCGCAGCCACCGAACGTGAGCTACAGGCAAGGACATTGAACGCACTTGCTTCATCTCACCTCAATGCGGACTAA
- a CDS encoding ABC transporter permease, which yields MSTETGAATGSETSRIHNIGYRAYDGPRLGRAYARRSLYSQSLRGSFGLGRSAKSKVLPMLLFGVMCLVAAIIVAVAINIPDSTKLPVKYTSYAVYLQAVIGLFLASQAPQSVSRDLRFKSVPLYFSRPIERGDYVIAKFAAMASALFVLTGAPLVILYVGALLGKFDFGDQTKWFAQGMVSVALLSVLFAGLGLVMAALTPRRGFGVAAVIAVLTISYGAVSTVQGIAWSTGSTGAVPWLGLFSPITLIDGVQTAFLGATSAFPGGEGPGAGAGVVYLIVVLALVAGSYAVLMRRYRRVGL from the coding sequence ATGAGCACTGAGACCGGCGCCGCGACCGGGAGCGAGACCTCCCGGATCCACAACATCGGCTACCGCGCTTACGACGGGCCCCGCCTCGGCCGGGCGTACGCCCGGCGCTCGCTCTACTCGCAGTCCCTGCGCGGCTCCTTCGGACTCGGCCGTTCCGCCAAGTCCAAGGTGCTGCCCATGCTGCTCTTCGGCGTGATGTGCCTGGTCGCGGCGATCATCGTGGCGGTGGCGATCAACATCCCCGACTCGACGAAGCTGCCGGTCAAGTACACCTCGTACGCGGTCTACCTGCAGGCGGTCATCGGCCTGTTCCTCGCCTCGCAGGCACCTCAGTCGGTCTCCAGGGACCTTCGTTTCAAGAGCGTGCCGCTGTACTTCTCGCGGCCCATCGAGCGTGGCGACTACGTCATCGCCAAATTCGCCGCCATGGCCTCCGCACTGTTCGTCCTCACCGGTGCTCCGCTCGTCATCCTCTACGTGGGCGCCCTGCTGGGGAAGTTCGACTTCGGCGACCAGACCAAGTGGTTCGCACAGGGAATGGTGTCGGTGGCGCTGCTCTCCGTCCTCTTCGCCGGGCTCGGCCTCGTGATGGCCGCGCTCACCCCGCGCCGGGGCTTCGGCGTCGCCGCGGTGATCGCCGTGCTCACCATCTCCTACGGTGCGGTCTCCACCGTCCAGGGCATCGCCTGGTCGACGGGGTCCACCGGAGCCGTCCCGTGGCTGGGCCTCTTCTCGCCGATCACGCTGATCGACGGCGTACAGACCGCGTTCCTCGGCGCCACCTCCGCCTTCCCCGGAGGGGAAGGCCCGGGGGCCGGTGCCGGAGTGGTCTATCTGATCGTTGTCCTCGCGCTCGTCGCCGGCTCGTACGCCGTACTGATGCGCCGCTACCGGAGGGTCGGGCTGTGA
- a CDS encoding GAF domain-containing sensor histidine kinase, with amino-acid sequence MSEQGPKDSKDSKHPEHPEHPDGTEDPARPEESLQAATEATRSLRGLSTELTARVPQLLEAMRSVGTGLELHTTLDRICETAAELAHARYAAIGVVDEEGKGLSDFVTYGVPGPVAREIGHRPTGHRGLLGALIHDPRPVRLADLTADPRFAGFPPGHPPMRTFLGVPIRVQGEIFGNLYLSEKDGGGEFTDYDLHMVRVLATEAGIAIGNARLYEAARQRERWIDGSVAVTTALLSGGDADDALAVVAEQARHLAASAAGIVLLPAEDGGLEIVAVSETEPTGALGVIIPAQSPVVGMLLGGEAVFVDDSATDPRMITTLADRFGPSMLLPLHSGGRVLGALATPRARGDRPFTETERTLAAQFASQAALALMMAEAQRDRERLAVYEDRDRIARDLHDLVIQRLFATGMMLESAQRRSDVPEVQTGVGRAVDELDVTIQEIRTAIFALQQEPAEAPSGLRTRVLREINMAAVPLGFKPAHRFLGPVDAVVGELTGKNLIAALREALSNAFRHAVASRIDVVVDATATLPDGRDAVRLTVADDGVGIPPGGRRSGLRNLARRAESLGGASWFGPGLGEDGGGTTVVWEAPL; translated from the coding sequence ATGTCAGAGCAGGGTCCGAAGGACTCGAAGGATTCGAAGCACCCGGAGCACCCGGAACACCCCGATGGCACCGAGGACCCCGCGCGTCCGGAGGAGTCGCTCCAGGCCGCGACGGAGGCGACCCGCAGTCTGCGCGGCCTGTCCACCGAGCTCACCGCCCGCGTGCCGCAGCTGCTGGAAGCCATGCGCTCCGTCGGCACCGGGCTCGAACTGCACACCACCCTGGACCGGATCTGCGAGACGGCGGCCGAACTGGCCCACGCCCGCTACGCGGCCATCGGAGTCGTGGACGAGGAGGGCAAGGGCCTCTCGGACTTCGTCACCTACGGGGTTCCGGGGCCGGTGGCGCGCGAGATCGGCCACCGGCCGACCGGCCACCGGGGCCTGCTCGGCGCGCTGATCCACGACCCCCGCCCCGTGCGGCTCGCGGATCTGACGGCCGATCCCCGGTTCGCCGGATTCCCGCCGGGCCACCCCCCGATGCGCACGTTCCTCGGCGTGCCGATCCGGGTGCAGGGCGAGATCTTCGGCAACCTCTATCTCTCCGAGAAGGACGGCGGGGGCGAGTTCACCGACTACGACCTGCACATGGTGCGGGTGCTGGCCACCGAGGCCGGCATCGCCATCGGCAACGCCCGGCTGTACGAGGCGGCCCGGCAGCGCGAGCGCTGGATCGACGGCTCGGTGGCCGTGACCACCGCCCTGCTCTCCGGCGGGGACGCCGACGACGCCCTCGCGGTCGTGGCCGAACAGGCCCGCCACCTCGCCGCATCCGCCGCCGGGATCGTGCTGCTGCCCGCCGAGGACGGCGGCCTGGAGATCGTCGCCGTGTCCGAGACGGAACCGACCGGCGCGCTCGGGGTGATCATCCCGGCACAGAGCCCGGTGGTGGGAATGCTGCTGGGCGGCGAGGCCGTCTTCGTGGACGACTCCGCCACCGACCCCCGCATGATCACCACGCTGGCGGACCGGTTCGGTCCGAGCATGCTGCTTCCGCTGCACAGCGGAGGCCGGGTGCTCGGCGCGCTCGCCACCCCGCGTGCCCGGGGCGACCGGCCGTTCACGGAGACGGAGCGGACCCTCGCCGCCCAGTTCGCCTCGCAGGCCGCGCTGGCGCTGATGATGGCCGAGGCACAGCGGGACCGGGAGCGGCTCGCGGTCTACGAGGACCGGGACAGGATCGCCCGTGATCTGCACGACCTGGTCATCCAGCGGCTGTTCGCCACCGGGATGATGCTGGAGAGCGCTCAGCGCCGCTCGGACGTGCCGGAGGTGCAGACCGGCGTCGGCCGGGCGGTCGACGAGCTGGACGTGACCATCCAGGAGATCCGTACCGCCATCTTCGCGCTGCAGCAGGAGCCGGCCGAGGCGCCGTCGGGGCTGCGGACCCGGGTGCTGCGCGAGATCAACATGGCGGCGGTCCCGCTGGGCTTCAAGCCGGCACACCGCTTTCTCGGCCCGGTCGACGCGGTCGTCGGTGAGCTGACCGGGAAGAACCTGATCGCGGCGCTGCGGGAGGCGCTGTCCAACGCCTTCCGGCATGCCGTGGCATCCCGGATCGACGTGGTCGTGGACGCGACCGCCACGCTCCCCGACGGGCGGGACGCGGTACGGCTGACGGTCGCCGACGACGGTGTGGGCATCCCGCCGGGCGGTCGGCGCAGCGGGCTGCGGAACCTGGCCCGCCGGGCGGAGTCGCTGGGCGGGGCCAGCTGGTTCGGGCCCGGCCTCGGGGAGGACGGCGGGGGCACGACGGTGGTGTGGGAAGCACCGCTCTGA
- a CDS encoding ABC transporter ATP-binding protein yields the protein MTALDRLSLDIGPGVTGLVGANGAGKSTLIKILLGLSPATEGRAAVLGLDVSTSGAAIRERVGYMPEHDCLPPDVSATEFVVHMARMSGLPPTAARERTADTLRHVGLYEERYRPIGGYSTGMKQRVKLAQALVHDPQLVLLDEPTNGLDPVGRDEMLALIRRVHTDFGISVLVTSHLLGELERTCDHVVVIDGGALLRSSSTSDFTQTTTTLAVEVTDSDTHPDGTDALRRALTATGIKLVGLDGLDAEGLPGAGHILLIEATGEETYDIVRDSVAGLGLGLVRMEQRRHHIAEVFRTEEAPAAQAAAQHAPVAAGSVQQKGSGSDEH from the coding sequence GTGACCGCGCTTGACCGGCTCTCCTTGGACATCGGCCCCGGCGTGACCGGGCTGGTGGGCGCCAACGGAGCCGGCAAGTCCACGTTGATCAAGATCCTGCTGGGTCTGTCTCCCGCCACCGAGGGCCGGGCCGCGGTGCTCGGGCTCGACGTCTCGACCAGCGGCGCCGCCATCCGGGAACGGGTCGGCTACATGCCCGAACACGACTGCCTGCCGCCCGACGTCTCGGCCACCGAGTTCGTCGTGCACATGGCGCGAATGTCCGGCCTCCCGCCGACCGCCGCCCGGGAGCGCACCGCGGACACTCTGCGCCACGTCGGCCTGTACGAGGAGCGCTACCGCCCCATCGGCGGCTACTCGACCGGCATGAAGCAGCGGGTGAAACTGGCCCAGGCGCTGGTCCACGACCCGCAGCTGGTCCTCCTCGACGAACCGACCAACGGGCTGGACCCGGTCGGCCGCGACGAGATGCTCGCCCTGATCCGGCGAGTGCACACCGACTTCGGCATCTCGGTCCTGGTCACCTCGCACCTGCTGGGCGAACTCGAGCGCACCTGCGACCACGTCGTCGTCATCGACGGCGGAGCGCTGTTGCGTTCCAGCTCCACCAGCGACTTCACCCAGACCACCACGACCCTCGCGGTCGAGGTCACCGACAGCGACACCCACCCCGACGGCACCGACGCGCTGCGCCGGGCCCTCACGGCGACGGGTATCAAGCTGGTCGGCCTCGACGGGCTGGACGCGGAAGGGCTGCCCGGGGCGGGCCACATCCTGCTGATCGAGGCGACCGGCGAGGAGACGTACGACATCGTCCGCGACAGCGTCGCCGGCCTGGGCCTCGGCCTCGTCCGGATGGAACAGCGCCGCCACCACATCGCCGAGGTCTTCCGTACCGAAGAGGCACCGGCAGCGCAGGCCGCGGCACAGCACGCGCCCGTGGCCGCCGGGTCCGTACAGCAGAAGGGGAGCGGTAGCGATGAGCACTGA
- a CDS encoding oxaloacetate decarboxylase, whose product MRLSLSELRSRGAVFRELHNGPGPFVIPNPWNAGTARILAGLGFPALATTSAGLAVALGLPDGSNLLDRDTVLANAREIAAATPLPVSADLESGFAQNPEGVAETIRAAAEAGLVGGSVEDATGLPGDPVRPLAEAVDRVTAAVEAARALPFPFTLTARAENFLYGRPDLDDTIRRLQAYEEAGADVLYAPGLPSAEAVRTVCASVGRPVNVLAGGPQPALDVSALADCGVRRISLGSTLSRAALGGFVRAAREVLDHGTFEFAAQAPPYGDVNRWMTGTGEAQG is encoded by the coding sequence GTGCGACTGTCTTTGAGTGAGCTGCGGTCCAGGGGCGCCGTGTTCCGCGAACTGCACAACGGGCCCGGCCCCTTCGTGATCCCCAACCCGTGGAACGCGGGCACTGCCCGGATCCTGGCCGGGCTCGGTTTCCCGGCGCTCGCGACGACCAGTGCCGGTCTCGCCGTGGCCCTCGGCCTGCCGGACGGCTCCAATCTGCTGGACCGTGACACGGTGCTCGCGAACGCCCGGGAGATCGCTGCCGCGACGCCGCTGCCGGTCTCCGCCGATCTGGAGAGCGGCTTCGCGCAGAATCCGGAGGGGGTGGCCGAGACCATTCGCGCGGCTGCGGAGGCGGGACTGGTGGGTGGCTCGGTGGAGGACGCCACGGGGCTGCCCGGCGACCCGGTCCGTCCGCTCGCGGAGGCGGTGGACCGAGTGACGGCGGCGGTGGAGGCGGCGCGGGCCCTGCCCTTTCCGTTCACCCTCACCGCACGCGCCGAGAATTTCCTCTACGGGCGCCCCGACCTCGACGACACGATCCGTCGGCTGCAGGCCTACGAGGAGGCGGGCGCCGATGTCCTGTACGCGCCCGGACTGCCGTCGGCCGAGGCCGTGCGTACCGTGTGCGCCTCGGTCGGGCGGCCGGTCAACGTCCTTGCGGGGGGCCCGCAGCCGGCGTTGGACGTGTCCGCGCTCGCGGACTGCGGGGTGCGCCGGATCAGCCTCGGATCGACCCTGTCCCGGGCGGCGCTGGGGGGATTCGTCCGGGCGGCCCGTGAGGTGCTCGACCACGGGACCTTCGAATTCGCCGCCCAGGCCCCGCCCTACGGAGACGTGAACCGCTGGATGACGGGTACGGGCGAAGCCCAGGGCTAA
- a CDS encoding Cof-type HAD-IIB family hydrolase: MTSATDRPLPAAIRLIATDLDGTLLRDDKTVSDRTVAALAAAEQAGIEVFFVTGRPARWMGVVSDHVHGHGLAICANGAAVADLHDGGRLLKVRALDRATALDVVQTLRAAAPGTSFAVELATGIHYEPSYPPFHLDPGATVAIAEKLLHEETPGTGAPVLKLLAHHGELAPDDFLALARTAAGDRASFTRSSPSALLEVSGPGVSKASTLELCCAERGVSPAEVVAFGDMPNDVEMLSWAGTSYAMGNAHPAALAAATGRTSTNNEDGVAVVIERIIAERAVANRTAPDRTVPDRTVLDRTVAEQAPSGTEL; the protein is encoded by the coding sequence GTGACCTCAGCTACCGACCGCCCTCTCCCCGCCGCTATCCGGCTGATCGCCACCGATCTGGACGGCACCCTCCTGCGCGACGACAAGACCGTCTCGGACCGTACGGTCGCGGCGCTCGCCGCCGCCGAGCAGGCCGGGATCGAGGTCTTCTTCGTCACGGGCCGCCCTGCCCGCTGGATGGGCGTCGTCAGCGACCACGTCCACGGCCACGGCCTGGCGATCTGCGCCAACGGCGCCGCCGTCGCGGACCTGCACGACGGCGGGCGGCTGCTGAAGGTCCGCGCCCTGGACCGGGCCACCGCCCTGGACGTCGTGCAGACCCTGCGCGCGGCCGCCCCCGGCACCTCGTTCGCCGTCGAGCTGGCCACAGGCATCCACTACGAGCCGAGCTACCCGCCCTTCCACCTCGATCCCGGCGCGACCGTGGCCATCGCGGAGAAGCTCCTCCACGAGGAGACACCCGGCACCGGCGCCCCCGTGCTGAAGCTCCTCGCCCACCACGGGGAACTGGCCCCGGACGACTTCCTCGCCCTGGCCCGGACGGCCGCGGGCGACCGGGCGTCCTTCACCCGGTCCAGCCCGAGCGCCCTCCTGGAGGTCAGCGGTCCGGGCGTCTCCAAGGCCAGCACGCTGGAGCTCTGCTGCGCCGAGCGCGGCGTCTCCCCCGCCGAGGTCGTCGCGTTCGGTGACATGCCCAACGACGTGGAGATGCTGAGCTGGGCGGGTACCTCCTACGCGATGGGCAACGCCCACCCGGCCGCTCTGGCGGCGGCCACCGGCCGTACGTCGACCAACAACGAGGACGGCGTCGCGGTCGTCATCGAGCGGATCATCGCCGAGCGGGCCGTCGCGAACCGCACTGCCCCGGACCGCACTGTCCCGGACCGCACTGTCCTGGACCGGACAGTCGCGGAGCAGGCGCCGTCCGGCACGGAGCTCTGA